One window from the genome of Paramisgurnus dabryanus chromosome 24, PD_genome_1.1, whole genome shotgun sequence encodes:
- the mier2 gene encoding mesoderm induction early response protein 2 gives MGSKEQHHSRVDIFHQGYVVPLEGVPRASTFLEGQDRRLGSFWRQPAKMATQSHTGGEMPLEQLLALYGYNLSGPVLKQQQEPNELAASLPEMTLDKVQIGKDLFSREKDGDKKRPSADDLTPSVKSHESDLLRCHLRGDDKDNSVSSSEDDSENSIHSSDGRKAIMVGSQYQAVIPSRNSNTCNERAYGYEDQLLWTPDVLSSPAVEEFLIDVQRRGGDNGATNTLTTGDTVKDNEQALYELVKCHFNAEEALRRFRFNVKVFSEELCGWSEDECRNFELGYRVHGKNFNLIQANKVRTRSVGECVEYYYMWKKSERHEYFTQQATRLGRRKCNMPSGNIEDAEPDGDVGEVEGANQGLPSRSIQLQPAVMNLDKQEASLNCTAQFQGRPRRKRTPRFLLKP, from the exons ATGGGCTCCAAAGAACAGCACCACAGTCGTGTAGACATTTTCCACCAGGGCTATGTGGTGCCACTGGAGGGTGTTCCCCGGGCATCCACATTCCTAGAGGGACAGGACAGGAGACTGGGGTCCTTTTGGAGGCAGCCGGCAAAGATGGCGACCCAGTCTCATACA GGTGGTGAGATGCCCCTTGAACAATTGCTGGCACTTTATGGGTACAACCTGTCTGGTCCTGTCCTGAAGCAACAACAGGAACCCAACGAGCTGGCAGCCAGTCTGCCTGAAATGACACTGGACAAG GTACAGATAGGTAAAGATCTCTTTTCAAGAGAGAAGGATGGGGATAAAAAACGTCCCTCTGCTGATGACCTCACACCCTCTGTCAAATCCCATGAATCTGACCTCTTACGATGTCACCTAAGAG GTGATGACAAAGACAATTCAGTCAGCTCCTCAGAAGACGACTCAGAAAATTCTATCCACTCCAGTGATGGCCGCAag GCCATCATGGTGGGCTCCCAGTATCAGGCTGTAATTCCTTCTCGTAATTCAAACACGTGTAATGAAAGAG CTTATGGGTACGAGGACCAGTTGTTGTGGACCCCCGATGTGTTGTCCAGTCCAGCTGTAGAGGAGTTCCTGATTGATGTTCAGAGAAGAGGGGGTGACAATGGAGCTACAAACACTTTAACCACAGGGGACACAGTTAAAGATAATGAACAG GCTCTGTATGAACTAGTGAAATGCCACTTCAATGCAGAAGAGGCACTTAGAAGATTTCGTTTTAATGTCAAGGTTTTCAGTG AGGAACTCTGTGGCTGGAGTGAGGATGAGTGTCGTAACTTCGAACTTGGCTACCGTGTCCATGGGAAAAACTTTAACCTCATACAAGCCAACAAG GTCCGCACACGCTCAGTAGGTGAGTGTGTAGAGTACTACTACATGTGGAAGAAATCAGAACGGCATGAGTATTTTACACAGCAGGCCACCAGGCTGGGTCGGAGAAAGTGCAATATGCCATCTGGGAACAT AGAGGATGCAGAACCCGATGGAGATGTTGGTGAGGTGGAAGGTGCCAATCAAGGTTTGCCAAGTAGATCCATTCAGCTCCAACCTGCAGTCATGAATCTGGATAAACAAG AAGCGAGCCTGAATTGCACGGCTCAGTTTCAGGGTCGGCCTCGACGGAAACGCACACCGCGCTTCCTCTTAAAGCCCTGA